Within the Oryzias melastigma strain HK-1 linkage group LG8, ASM292280v2, whole genome shotgun sequence genome, the region TGTCGCTCTACGCACTCTTCCTCTTCTACTTCGCCACACGTGAGCTGCTGGTTCCGTACAATCCTGTGCTCAAGTTCTTCATGGTCAAGTCAGTCATCTTTCTCTCCTTCTGGCAGGGTacgaattttttttcttttttccttcatgacATGACATGACCCTAAGCTTGACttaatgcattttcaaatgaaacaaccaacacataaaaaaaacccataaaagtCCCTCTTAATTAAgcttatattaatttatttgttgttcttCCTGAATACTGTGGATCTTACACATTGCAAagattataaatacaaaaatacagacattttcccatttttacaAGACTTTGCTTTgtaataatgtgtttttgtcagtacttgcataataatttaattgaatGACATAAACCTATctatttcatttagatttttttggaggcattttgggatttttaatgaatttttccAGCCAGAAGTATTAATAAGTGTCACTTTAAACTAGAAAATTACAATAATGGGCAGAACATTGAATCCAACTCTAAACATCGTCTTAGTTAAACCACTCCTACCTTCAAACACGGTGGTGGAAGTATCATGCTAGGGTACAATTCTGATACTTGTAGACTTTTTTAATCTTCTACATGGAGGCATATTAACTCTTCAGCTCTTGCAAATGTTGGTTTTCCTCACGGTGTTGTTTCTCCGGTTCAGGAATGCTACTGGCCATCCTTGAAAAATGTGGAGCGATTCCTCAGATCAACTCGGCAAACTTCTCAGTCGGCGAGGGAACCGTTGCTGCAGGCTACCAGAACTTCATCATCTGCATCGAGATGTTCTTTGCTGCCGTGGCCTTGCGCCACGCGTTCACTTACAAGGTCTACATGGATAAAAGGCTGGACTCGTACGGTAAGGAATGAAGAGGTTTGGGGGTTTAGTAAAGAATAGAAATGTGAGGCTATAACGGGCAGACGAGCAGACTCTAGTGAGTCTGTCTTCCTTTCTTTGCTTCAACTTAACGATTGTGAAGAGTTTCTCTTCCTTCTTGTCTTCTTCCTTCATTGTCAACTTGACTTTCTTTGTTCCTTGTCTCTCTTTGCCTCGTTTTCTTCTTGCTGCGCTCTTCTCAAAGGCTCATTTTCTAACTATGGACAGTACGGTAGGTCTGACATCAGCTGTGTTTTGTCTGTCACACATTAAGCTTCTGTTTGGTTGGTTTGTAGCATTTGTTAGATAACGTTATCTTCTGCACACTGAGTACAGATGAGATTTTTTGTTCatatgtttctttgtttttgtttttagttttttcagcttttggtTTTCTCACTGTTGCATTTACTTTTGCACCATGTTGTTCATGTTGTCTTTCTCCAACTGAACACAGCCTTAGTACAAGAACTGATAAACAATCACTATTTTCATCCAATCTGACTCAAACAtcttaaagttcaataaaaaaaagattggtttcaatttctttttcctGATTTAGAAAAAGAGTCATTTTCTTGGTATGTGTCAGAAAAGTAAAGTACAAGAAGAATAGAATATAATAATTTAGtctataaaatatatacatatgtgatttgaaaattaaacattaaatatttaattgatacaattataaacatgttttattttaagaatagaTATGTGTTATTAAGTTAAGTAAGttaaacaatttttacttttttataaatttgtttacatttaaagaaaaacctaTGTCCCTTTCTGCCAACTAACTAGCAtctaaaagtaagaaaaaaagttatttttttgttaaaaacttaaaatgtattttatcctTTACTTTCTATTAATAAATTTATACTTTTGCTGTGCTTCAATATTTGTGAAAAGACTAAATGAAaaccaaacctttttttatttttttatttttgtccgtCTTACTTGTTTTCCTCATTCTGTTGTACAAATATTCCCCCTCCAGGGCGCTGTGCTCCGATGAAGAGCATCTCCAGCAGCCTGAAAGAAACCATGAATCCAGGTGACATGGTCCAAGACGCCATCCACAATTTTTCGCCGGCATATCAGCAGTACACCCAGCAGTCCACGCTGGAGCGGGGTGGGGGGCCGCCCCTGTCCCGCAGCCACAGTAACCTCAGCACCCGCGGAGACAACGAAAAGACACTTCTGCTCAGCTCTGACGACGAATTCTGAGCCCCGAAACTATCGTGATGCTCATCTTACTTCTACAAACCCAATCTATGCCTGTTGAggcaaattcttattttttagccTTAAAATGGAAGGTGAAATGGTGTTACGAAAACAACAGCAACATGTGAGGGAGTGTGCTGCAAGGGGGTCAATCTCAAGAGTTAAAAGCTGTGTTGTTCTGATGTCATACTgcagtgatgtttgtttttgctgagtATGAATCAGAACAAATACTCATGCCTGTGTTTAGCACCTTAAACGTGCACTTTAAAAGGGTatggcagaaaatgtgtcacTTATGAGgcagagagggaaaaaagtgCCATTTTGAACTGAAACATGCGGCTTTCTTGATTCTTTAGTTTTGCTTTGACTCTGATCTTCATCTTTTGACTCTGATTGCCAAAAAGAGGGAGCAGAAGCCAGCATCTCACTGTGGTCCAGTTCCGATTGCTTTATAAGCTTTTGAATTATGTTTTATAATCTCACAGTGATGTCATTTTAACACTAGTTTGCTGGAAAATATtctataaatgttaaatataccatatattttgtcattattGTGGGCTGGATGTTTAAGTGAAGCATAAGTGTAATAGTGCAGTTGCTGGTCTGCCTCTTGTGATGTTTGGATTTGAAAGCAGGGAAGCAACAGCTGGGctacagagatttttttttttttttttttgcgtggGCAGAGGGACTAACAAATAAATACACTCATGCAGATTACTGAAGAAACGACGCTTCCGACAGAGCCGGCCCTGCTGTGATGTGCCGTGGATTATAATCTCCTCATTAATGGCATTACGTGCTGCTCAGATCAGGCCTGCCTCTGGTGGTGCTGCTTGTAACAACACTATTGTTGTAGTGTTTGTGAAAGATGTCAAtcattactaaaaaaaaaaaaaaaaaaagttatattttgggCAGAATCCAAATAATTTGCCTTACTTGTCTAAGTTAGCAGCTGCAGATCAACACTAGTGGAGTTGTGAGGACAGAATGTATCAAAGATGAGGTTCCTTAACGTGGCATTAAGTTAGCAGCATGCTGAGAATATTTATCTCATTTGGTTTGCAGTTGAAGCTTCTTACTCGTATCTGTAGTGCTCCAAATGTCAGTCGCTCCACAGGTCTTATCTGCTGTCTCTGTGGGGCTTCACTTAAAGTCACAGGGTTGAGAACATTAATAAATGAACACGTAATCAGTTCTTGTAAAGCATAGCAATTTATTACCTTCAGCACATCCAGCTCAAGCTTCTATAATCAAAACCTCATTTAAATAATTGCTTTAATATAAAACAACTCCTGCAGCtgcataaataaagatttgccGTAAATAACATTAAGAGAGCACTGTGATTTGTTCACAGGTAAGCCAGGTATGGCATCGTTTGGTatggtttttaatatttttgtgttttaatattttaattttaaaaatgcaccggttttgttttattttttgctgtatcctttttaaaatgtatattaaaaataaatatatggtGTTTTGATGCTGAATAGATTTTTATTGatgttccaaaataaataaaagatcagttgaagaaaaaaatgctttttttcataCAGCACTATTGAAAACAGAACACGCGCGTTATCGTTAAGAAATAAtactattttttccaaatatttacaatttctAAAATgggacttttaatttgaaagggtTTTGCACGGAGGCGGAACGAGGACCTTTACCCTCATTGGTTAGTAAAGTGTCAATTataaaagggggcggggtttatCAGCATCTGACCAGTTACACTTTCTTCTGGTCACCGCTTAAAGCTAGGCTAACAACACCGACGCTATCCAGTCTGTTGCGTTCTAATAACAACCCAAACTAactaaaagtttaaatgaaataagtggcataaaatacatttaaatttgacatttttttaaaggtattttgaGAAAGAATTACATTTCGACTTGGAAGGAGGCGCGTTAGGTTGAGCTAACGGTTTTGAGCCAAGGCCAGAAAAGGTAGCAACGAGGAAAAGGATTAAATTTGTAAAAggtgtggggttttttttttttattagtatttattgTCTGGACGCGTGCCACCAAAATGAGAGGTTCTTAtggagacagagagagagaccGAGGTCGTGACAGAGGGTAAGGGTcaataaatcagaataaaacTTAATTCTAGCATGCTAGCTAAGATGTAACAGGTTGTCGATTTACTGcagataaacaacaacaaaagcacatCTTTAGTTTGTGGAGAATTGCTCCGTCTTGATCTTTTTGCGTTTCTGAATCAGTAGTCCTCGGTTTGGGTCCAGTCGAGGCGGAGCACCTGGTAAAAAGTTCGGAAACCCAGGGGATCGTTTGCGCAGGAAGAAATGGGATCTGGACCAGCTGCCCAAATTCGAGAAGAATTTCTACACCGAACATTCTGAAGTGCAGCGAATGAGCCAGGTACAAAAAtcaaatccaactttatttataaaatcaaaacagttgTGAACAACCCAGAGTGCTTTGCATTTAATAGAATAAAagtgaattttcaaaatatcagctaaaccaACTCACCCTTTACTAacttgaaccaaaaaaaaaagtagttatcTATGGTTGTAGTGATTCCTTTTTAAAGATTCAATATTTGTAGTTGCTGATGCGATTCATAGGCAATActggttcattttaaatgatccaATTGGATCTGATTCattgacctaaaatcgatccaagACATATTTATCCAGAAATTCATCCAGTTTGATAGAGATCAGCCCACTgttatttttccacatcaaattAATACAAAAGGAACAATATTAGAACAGTCTACCACCctgtgtggtcacatgactttactcaattcagtgtttccacacattggactgtaatgatggttgatcattttttgcgtCCAACACATTtatgttgtctgctgtgatgcaTTTGGTAGTGAAATAAACCTACTTTACCTTAAtctaaatggtattttccaaggttgatttatttcattttgaaaccacTCTAAAGGTAaattgcctcagacagatcgatgtAGTTGGATTCTTGGAATAGAAATCGataatcgttacatccctaataGTAACCAAAATTTAAATTCACACCCACCCCTTTGCTCTCTCCCTCCCCTCTGTTCACTGCTGATAAATCTCTCCAAAACCAAAAGACACAATGAGAATCACTGATATTTGTGCATTTGACTCATTTGTTGTTATTTCTTCTCAGTTTGATGTTGAGGAATTTCGCCGAAAGAAGGAAATCACAGTTCGTGGTTCCGGATGCCCAAAGCCGGTCACCAGCTTCCATCAGGCCCAGTTTCCCCGTAAGCCTTCAACCCCCTTCTCAAACTCTACATCACAACTTCTGAACCTGCTTCGGCAACACTAACTAAGGTTTATGTTTCTGCCTGTCTAGAATATGTGATTGACGTGCTGATGCAGCAGAATTTCAAAGAGCCCACAGCCATCCAGGCACAAGGGTTCCCTCTGGCCCTCAGTGGGAGAGACATGGTGGGAATCGCTCAGACTGGCTCTGGGAAGACTTTAGCGGTGAGACACATCCTCTGAGACAACTCTAATGGTTCTCCTGAGCTGTGCAGGATCCAGTAACCGTTATCTGCTTGTTTTCCTCAGTATCTCCTGCCCGCTATAGTTCACATCAATCATCAGCCTTATTTGGATCGAGGAGATGGACCTATTGTATGTGAATACCAGTTACTTCCTGCACCTCTGGGTCTCTTGCTACAGTGTGAcatttattgtgtgtgtttcagtgtcTGGTTTTAGCTCCAACAAGAGAACTGGCTCAGCAGGTCCAGCAGGTGGCATGCGACTATGGGAAATCCTCCCGTATCAAAAGCACTTGTGTATACGGGGGCGCTCCGAAGGGACCTCAGATTCGGGATCTGGAGAGAGGTGAAGGAAATGGCTTTTTTCCCCCTGTCTAGATTTTCACACGTGTTAGAAACactaaacacttaaaaattgtATCTTTTAGGTGTTGAGATCTGCATCGCCACTCCAGGACGGCTGATCGACTTTCTTGAGTCGGGAAAGACCAACCTGCGGCGCTGCACCTACCTCGTTCTGGATGAAGCCGACCGTATGCTGGACATGGGCTTCGAGCCGCAGATTCGCAAAATCGTGGACCAGATAAGGGTACAGCATGTCGCTAGTTACACAACTCacatgttatatttttttaagtattacaGCACAACAATATCCTAAAGTCATTATTGCTCAGTTGATGTGGTGTTTGTGCAGCCGGACAGACAAACGCTCATGTGGAGCGCCACCTGGCCTAAAGAGGTGCGGCAGCTGGCAGAAGACTTCCTCAAAGATTATGTCCAGATCAACATTGGCGCTCTGGAGCTGAGTGCCAATCACAACATCCTGCAGATTGTGGACGTGTGTATGGAGAGCGAAAAGGACCAAAAGTAAGCATCAGCTTTTGCAGTttaatatggagagaaaatagacttgTCCCAATTTGTGCGTCActatttattgatttgtaactcatacaatacattcggtgcataactttgtgtacttgcaattgtgtattcacatgtacaaaattacaaaacaaaaatacaatttacacatgcacaacgtAAAATTACATGACGTTGAAACTCACTACACAGTTCTttaaaagttacacacaaatcacttgttatgCATACACAAAAGTGCATTTACGCACGAATCTGATGTGACACCCTTTTCACATCTTCAAGATTTTTGTGCAAGTGATGTGTTTAagtgctgctagaatgctgggccATCAGTCTTCTCACCAGCTGCTTTGAactgtgaataatatctggtgaaaacttgactttttcccactttctttcAACTGATGTGTCCAAAAActaatgtaaaaactaaatacaaaaactaattcaaaactacattttcttcattctcaGCTCTCTTTTGCGGCTCTTCCGAGAGCAGGCAGCCTGAGGTCCTCCTTGACACCCAGAAAGCAGACAGTCGATCAGCcctgggtgtggagaaggacCTGGTGCTGTCTGCTCCCGCTGTATAAGGGGAAGAGGGTTCTGACACCAGGGGAGCAATGAGTCCTTTTAGTTTTGagtgtcataaaaataaatattttgacttttcttgtATTAATTAGCGGAacatatatgtttaaaaagtggtaaaatgtcaccagatattattcacaatccaAGTTCAAAGCGACTGacaagaaaactctgatgacccaccattctagcagcatttaaacgcatcatttacaaacgaatcttggagacgtcgaaagagtctcacatcagatttgtgcgtaaatatAGTTTTGTCTGCgcgtaacaagtgatttgtgcgtaattttcaTTGAGAATtgtatgtgtagttagtttcaagttgttgtaattttaagttgtgtgtgtgtaaatgcagtttttaaattttgtaatttttgcacttgtgcaaaaaatgtattgtattagttacaaatcaagaattatgcacgcacaaatccaaagttacgcacaattCAATGttagtctattttctctcaatacaaaattgccttttttcaCAACTCATATAGATAACTCAGATAATTTTACAGATTGTAAAATTTTGTTTATAGTCTTAATTTTTATTCTACTATTATTAGATTTTTAtctaatgcattttttaattgagcaccaagaccaaaaaaaattgattagaggtgatgaaacacttttttatgttttaacaacataaattcatcaaataactttttgtttgctAAGAAACTGCTTCAAAAGTCATCTGAGACAGAAGGAGCAGCTAAGACGCAGATGTTTCTCTGCAGGTTGATCCAGCTGATGGAAGAGATCATGGCTGAGAAGGAGAACAAGACCATCATCTTTGTAGAGACCAAGAAACGCTGCGACGACCTCACACGCAGGATGAGGCGTGACGGGTAAGAGCGACATGGATCACTAAGATTCTACACTGCTCAGTGAATCGAACATAAACACGTTTGAATCATTTCTACTCACCTGATCCGTTTTAGGTGGCCAGCAATGTGCATTCATGGAGATAAGAGTCAGCCAGAGAGAGACTGGGTGTTGTCGGGTAAAAACAACTCTTTATTTTGACTACTTAGGCGTctcttttgaaataaatgaatgaatttgaTCATCGGTTGTGGATGTTTCAGAGTTCCGTAGCGGTAAAGCTCCCGTCCTCATCGCGACTGACGTGGCTTCACGGGGTTTAGGTACGTAAAGCGCTGGCCTGTAAAGCAGAGGGTTTTTCTCTGCATACGGACGTTTGAGCGTGAGATGAAGAATTCATACCTGCTGGTTAGGAGCTGGACATGACTGCAAACTAGAGGTggaacggatcacaaaactcgtGGTTTGAATCGCGTCATGGatttagggtcacggtttggatcattCTTCAGAttagtaaaagtttaaaaaaaaacatcaggaaaaacaagaagatacaagcctaaagttacttttttgaacagttttaaaacatatttgagaaaacataaagtactaaaaatcataaatatacactTACACATccttgaactttgaacataaacataaatgtaaaagcctgtagtttctgattacatttacatgtctggagaccaaatctacaaaaactaagaaaagaatgcttgaagggtaaccaaaccctaaattaacttttttgggctgttgacctctataaatgaggatttaaaagtgctttttttaagttattgacaactttttcacaaattaaaaataaacttgtttaattcttgaaaatagtcaaaaactgtctgtgtgccctacaggttgaaacgaagtataacagttgaatttcgtgattggtcaaacagTTGAACTCCCACGTCATTTTAGAAGTCcctctctgctgctccagtaATAACAGTCCTGTCTgtaagccccacccctctgactggattttcaccatagactgtataagaataactggacagagcaagcccccttacttccgtgttccatataggaagtaccaatgggttgcaaaaaggccaaagtcccattgacttacattgggaaacagacagttatttctcagtcattttatatgtcagaataatcattcttcctctgctgctttctgcttaacttcttttttctaatcctaattttttttaaagatttttttccgttatcacaagttattagagttataaattgaccaatcagatggctcaataagcgtttgtgggtctgacgtcgaccgtctggggggtttgattgacagatgacgggtagccaatgggagcagacttcatcaatgggtccgtgaagaccttttaacacctactttacaattcaacaatgtaccaatcattgtcctactgttgttttcctcaatggaatgtaccgatgcagcagtttaaaacaacaagaggagcatgctgtcgacatttttagatgaggatttactctgtagaaatagatttcactctgaggttatgtgctttggacttttttctttgtttaacgtttgtttgtctttttttcactgttttggttgtagcttataaattataagttgcataaatgagcataaaatcaccaaccaaagattcatcttcgccgcacttttccagcttcagcctgaattagacgcagccgtctgNNNNNNNNNNNNNNNNNNNNNNNNNNGCCGTCTCAGGACcgcgagacaaacttggacctggtcgtatcttcaaacagaaaaaagatccagctgttcacttgataggatggttatttattttaaataccgctgaacgcgcgtctcacgtgcatctgatcagactgtaacggggccgcgcatgtgaagtaacgctgcggCGCGCGCGAGAGGGGGGGGCACGCGCCGTTTTACAGCGGCGTCACCAAATGCTgattttatctcgacaaaaaggaatatcCGTTTCAGCAAGTGActgtgaaagcggcggcctactttcgcgaggagatgatttccaatgggggacctcattgctcgctcagtccattatttctacagtctatgattttcacatttcagctgtgggtggagtcagcctccaacttcctgtttggttaaTATGCAGTTTTTCCCTTGCCCCACCCCCGAATGTTCGAATTAAATcccaaataaaaaagtttagaattaaattttatcattttttaggtATTGATTGTAGTAATGAAACTAATTGTGGGAacattgaaatatttgtaataattattttatactgCCATGCctaatttttttcctgatgatttTGAGCCTTTTAGCTTGCCATACTGCCTCCCCCTGACAGCACGCCCCATGTTGCAGGAGCAGGGGCTGCTCCTCACTAGGAGATCTTAAACCAGACACAGAGACATGCACCGATGCTTTTgttcagctcttcaaaataaataaacctgatctcagTATCCACGTCTTCCACCACGAGGTCTAGAAAcgtttttgacagaagcttctCCTCGCAGTGAGGGGAGGGGGTGATCTGCGGTACACGTGTGGGCCGAACCGTGGCTAGTGATCCGTACGTACTGCGGGTTatctgtgatccgttacacctctACTGTGTTAGATAAAAGTTTATATCACAAttattcaattctgatttttcattttctttttgaaatacaaaatttcttcattatgcaaaaaaatgcaaaaaagtcaagtttctgacttttaaaggttttacaGTCTACCAATGAGCCaataaaaaagtccaaatgTTCAGAATATTTGATGCTTCTCATAATTGAGTCTGatttgaagcatctgattggttcaaAGTTGAACAAAGTGTGTCTGTGCGGGGCGTCGCTGGTAAAGCTGCTCCCTGCCGGTTTGCAGTCAACCTTTAACCTAATTCtgtgttcatttgttttctttttcattttgtttgtttgtttcaaagtcTCTCCTCTGGCACCTAGAAGCACACAGGCCCTGGGAGCCTGCAGCCGGAGCTAGGCATGACTAATCGAGAGCTGACTCGGGGACAGACAGCCCGAATAATCAGTCCCAGATGCTCCTGAAAAAGCCTGCTCACAAACCCTCCCCCCTCCTTTCCAGGACTGTGGTGGCCTGGCCGATTTTGGGGATGGGAGGGGGGCAAGCTCGGGATGCTGCTGGGCTTCCAAATTTGGTCGGTGTTGGGGGGGCAGCTGTCAGATGAGAGGGCGAGTGTGGAGGATGCTGGGACTCCCTTTGGTCCTGCTGTGATGAAGGAAGCTGCTGCAGACTCCCCAAGAACATCCGTTACCCCCCCATCATCTCAAATTGTACCTAAATTAGCCCCATAGATGAGGATCTTTGATTGAAGCTGGGGGGGTTTCAAGAAGatggagagaaagaaagaggcCACGGGTGGAAAGACTCCCCTCTGCTGCAGCCCCCGACACCCCCGGCAAGCTGTGGAGGCCCACCTCTCCCTCTGCGGACGTCATGTCTGGTCCTGGCTGGCAGGAGTCCTGGTCTGGAGGAAGCACCTCTCTGATCAGtttccctcctcctcttttGTTCTACCCTTCAGCAGCTCTGTCTGGAACTCTTCTTTATTTACGTCTGCTTGTCTCAACCCTCGTTTTCCCTCCAttccctctgacctctgacattTACTGTTGCTTCATCCAATCCACCTTAGCCCCTCCCATAATCTGTGTTACGTCGTACCTGGCTGCTAAGTCGGGTTCAAAACCATCGGATCAAACGAGCAAACAGGAGACTTTTACTTTACTCTAGTGTCTGTTTCTTGttactgcatttgttttttttaaatgggctCTTTTTACACCACTGCCGGTGGAAAAGAAGTGACCTGGAACCGCAGCGACGAAGGCCCTTTGAGGGCCCTCCCCCACTCCCTCCCGTTTAGAAAAAGTAGTTAAGACACGGCAGAAAAGCAGCAGTCCGGCTGGAGCTCTGGCCCCAGCTTTGGGAGCGCTGTGGAGGAGAGGGGACCCTTTTTTTGCCCTGTGAGCTCTCCTCGTTCCCCTGCAGACCTCCCAGGACTGCCGGTGGGGAGGGGGACAGAGAGCTGACTCTGATACGGGGTAAGTACTGTCCCTCGCCCCCATTTAAGACTTGATTTCAGTGATTTCTGAGCCCCTCATCTGTAACGAGAAACAGACTTCAGTCTAGCTGACCTGAAACCTTCATCAGCTTCGGTTTTcgacttaaactttatttaaaaactcatttaagTTCCTTTTATAAATCAAATGCATCTAATACGTTGTATTAAGCCGTTTTTAACTGGTAAGTTACACTTACAGAGGATGATGGTGTCTTGCAGGTATCGTACGTCTGAATATTCTTAAATCAACTGTAGTTTGAATTTCTGGAGCTTTGAAGGCGTTCTGAGTTTCGCTCTGACTTGTTTTTGTTCCTTCCTCCCTGAAATTGACCGATTATTCCACACCCCCCCGTCCGCTCCCTCTCAGATGTGGAAGATGTCAAGTTTGTCATCAATTACGACTATCCCAACTCCTCCGAGGACTACATCCATCGCATCGGCCGCACCGCCCGCAGCACCAACAAAGGCACGGCCTACACCTTCTTCACTCCGGGGAACGTCCGGCAGGCCCGGGAGCTCATCCGGGTGCTGGAGGAGGCCCGGCAGGCCATCAACCCCAAACTGCTGCAGCTGGTGGAGACCGGACGGGGAGGAGGCGGTGGAGGTGAGGGCACATCCACCCAAATACAAGCCAATAAAAATGTGCTTGTTGGTAACCcgcctttttgtttttccaggcGGTCGATCCCGTTTCCGCGGCTCCAACTCAAACAATCCCAACCTGATGTATCAGGACGAGTGTGATCGGCGGATGCGCTCTGTGGGCGGAGGCAGCAGCAAG harbors:
- the LOC112146571 gene encoding probable ATP-dependent RNA helicase DDX17 isoform X2, whose protein sequence is MRGSYGDRERDRGRDRGPRFGSSRGGAPGKKFGNPGDRLRRKKWDLDQLPKFEKNFYTEHSEVQRMSQFDVEEFRRKKEITVRGSGCPKPVTSFHQAQFPQYVIDVLMQQNFKEPTAIQAQGFPLALSGRDMVGIAQTGSGKTLAYLLPAIVHINHQPYLDRGDGPICLVLAPTRELAQQVQQVACDYGKSSRIKSTCVYGGAPKGPQIRDLERGVEICIATPGRLIDFLESGKTNLRRCTYLVLDEADRMLDMGFEPQIRKIVDQIRPDRQTLMWSATWPKEVRQLAEDFLKDYVQINIGALELSANHNILQIVDVCMESEKDQKLIQLMEEIMAEKENKTIIFVETKKRCDDLTRRMRRDGWPAMCIHGDKSQPERDWVLSEFRSGKAPVLIATDVASRGLDVEDVKFVINYDYPNSSEDYIHRIGRTARSTNKGTAYTFFTPGNVRQARELIRVLEEARQAINPKLLQLVETGRGGGGGGGRSRFRGSNSNNPNLMYQDECDRRMRSVGGGSSKEGNGYGRDNRGGTGSSSSSSSYRDRSSRDGGRNSYDQYQNNGSFGSSRASAATGGATGGQAPPPLTGPQPLMSQQFNPPQPMMGLMGQSSYQFAPPPPSIPNRK
- the LOC112146571 gene encoding probable ATP-dependent RNA helicase DDX17 isoform X1, with amino-acid sequence MRGSYGDRERDRGRDRGSPRFGSSRGGAPGKKFGNPGDRLRRKKWDLDQLPKFEKNFYTEHSEVQRMSQFDVEEFRRKKEITVRGSGCPKPVTSFHQAQFPQYVIDVLMQQNFKEPTAIQAQGFPLALSGRDMVGIAQTGSGKTLAYLLPAIVHINHQPYLDRGDGPICLVLAPTRELAQQVQQVACDYGKSSRIKSTCVYGGAPKGPQIRDLERGVEICIATPGRLIDFLESGKTNLRRCTYLVLDEADRMLDMGFEPQIRKIVDQIRPDRQTLMWSATWPKEVRQLAEDFLKDYVQINIGALELSANHNILQIVDVCMESEKDQKLIQLMEEIMAEKENKTIIFVETKKRCDDLTRRMRRDGWPAMCIHGDKSQPERDWVLSEFRSGKAPVLIATDVASRGLDVEDVKFVINYDYPNSSEDYIHRIGRTARSTNKGTAYTFFTPGNVRQARELIRVLEEARQAINPKLLQLVETGRGGGGGGGRSRFRGSNSNNPNLMYQDECDRRMRSVGGGSSKEGNGYGRDNRGGTGSSSSSSSYRDRSSRDGGRNSYDQYQNNGSFGSSRASAATGGATGGQAPPPLTGPQPLMSQQFNPPQPMMGLMGQSSYQFAPPPPSIPNRK
- the LOC112146571 gene encoding probable ATP-dependent RNA helicase DDX17 isoform X3; this translates as MQQNFKEPTAIQAQGFPLALSGRDMVGIAQTGSGKTLAYLLPAIVHINHQPYLDRGDGPICLVLAPTRELAQQVQQVACDYGKSSRIKSTCVYGGAPKGPQIRDLERGVEICIATPGRLIDFLESGKTNLRRCTYLVLDEADRMLDMGFEPQIRKIVDQIRPDRQTLMWSATWPKEVRQLAEDFLKDYVQINIGALELSANHNILQIVDVCMESEKDQKLIQLMEEIMAEKENKTIIFVETKKRCDDLTRRMRRDGWPAMCIHGDKSQPERDWVLSEFRSGKAPVLIATDVASRGLDVEDVKFVINYDYPNSSEDYIHRIGRTARSTNKGTAYTFFTPGNVRQARELIRVLEEARQAINPKLLQLVETGRGGGGGGGRSRFRGSNSNNPNLMYQDECDRRMRSVGGGSSKEGNGYGRDNRGGTGSSSSSSSYRDRSSRDGGRNSYDQYQNNGSFGSSRASAATGGATGGQAPPPLTGPQPLMSQQFNPPQPMMGLMGQSSYQFAPPPPSIPNRK